Proteins encoded by one window of Ignavibacteriota bacterium:
- a CDS encoding transposase, with amino-acid sequence MIKVSDILSGSLNKYLIDHKLSYKQKKVINKIINCFSENSKQMHFVCSNEKCDYDEYKPQPCRDRHCNRCNNNKKIKWLINLLRNHLPLPYYHIVFTLPSELNNLAICNQKILYDIFFKSSFYVLNKFSQDEKYFGGKLGYIGLLHTWGQKLDYHPHLHFIVMAGGIKGNTYKKLPYQRKFIFPVLAMSKVMMGKFIELLKEKYNEGKLNFPGKLEPIEKEKDFNKYLFELSKKSWVIYTKAPLPNSERTLEYISRYSHKVAISNGRIKSYNEGKVSFVYNDYNEEDEKGIAKRKVIKITDIEFIRRYVLHILPEGFRKIRYGGIFSSNQKSDAIRIIMNCIKDELKKLIENTENLLHDFEEEVKCFCPRCNHTVLVNGYG; translated from the coding sequence ATGATAAAAGTTTCAGACATACTCTCTGGAAGTTTAAATAAGTATTTAATTGACCATAAACTATCCTACAAACAAAAAAAAGTTATAAATAAAATAATAAACTGTTTTTCAGAAAACAGTAAGCAAATGCATTTTGTTTGTTCAAATGAAAAATGTGATTATGATGAGTATAAACCCCAGCCATGCAGAGATAGACATTGCAATAGATGTAACAATAATAAAAAAATAAAATGGCTTATAAATCTTTTGCGCAATCATTTGCCATTGCCATATTATCATATAGTATTCACATTACCATCCGAGTTAAATAACTTAGCAATATGTAATCAAAAAATATTGTATGATATATTCTTTAAGAGTTCATTTTATGTACTAAATAAGTTCTCACAAGATGAAAAATATTTTGGTGGAAAGCTTGGATATATTGGACTATTACATACTTGGGGACAAAAATTAGATTATCATCCGCATTTACATTTTATCGTAATGGCTGGAGGAATAAAGGGTAACACATATAAAAAACTGCCATATCAGAGGAAGTTTATTTTCCCGGTACTTGCAATGTCCAAGGTAATGATGGGCAAATTTATTGAATTGCTGAAAGAGAAGTATAATGAAGGCAAACTAAACTTTCCAGGAAAGTTAGAACCAATAGAGAAAGAAAAAGATTTTAATAAATATTTATTTGAACTTAGCAAGAAGAGTTGGGTGATTTATACAAAGGCACCATTGCCGAACAGTGAAAGAACATTGGAGTACATTTCAAGATATTCACACAAAGTAGCAATATCGAATGGCAGAATAAAAAGTTATAATGAAGGTAAAGTAAGTTTTGTGTATAACGACTATAATGAAGAAGATGAAAAAGGGATAGCAAAAAGAAAAGTTATAAAAATAACAGATATTGAATTTATCAGAAGATACGTGCTGCATATATTGCCGGAAGGTTTTAGAAAGATAAGATACGGTGGAATATTTTCTTCAAATCAAAAAAGTGATGCAATAAGAATAATTATGAACTGCATTAAAGATGAACTGAAAAAACTAATTGAGAATACTGAAAACTTACTTCATGATTTTGAAGAAGAAGTTAAATGTTTTTGTCCCAGATGTAACCATACAGTTCTGGTTAACGGTTATGGCTGA